The genomic stretch GCGGCTTCCTGCAAAAACTGACTGAGGGGGCGTCAATTCTCGGCCTCTTTGTCATGGGGGCCCTGGTTAACAAGTGGACGCACGTTAACATTCCGCTGGTGGTCTCAAAAATCACCGACCAGACGGGTCATACCACGGTCACCACGGTACAGACGATTCTGGACCAGCTGATGCCAGGTCTGGTGCCATTACTGCTGACCTTCGGCTGTATGTGGCTGCTGCGTAAGAAAGTGAATGCCTTGTGGATTATCGTTGGCTTCTTCGCCATCGGTATCTTCGGTTACTGGATTGGCCTGTTAGGTCTCTGATAACCTTGAAAACCGGGGGAGCAATCCCCCGGTTTTTTTATCGCTGTATTTTGCCGGTTTCTGTGTTTTTATCTTGTTTTGCCTGATGGCTGTTAGCTGGAGTTTTTCATGTCTGTTACCGATATTGTCCTCGCCCTGTTTACCCTTCTGTTACTTGCCTACGCCATCTACGACGAATTCATCATGGACACCAAAAACGGCAAAACGCAGCTGCGGGTGAACCTGCGTCGTCGCAACAGACTGGACTCCGTCATTTTCATTGGCCTGCTGGCGATCCTTCTGTACAACAATATCCATTCAAACGGCACGGCGATAACGAATTACCTGTTAATTGGTTTAGGCCTTGTTGCCTTCTATTTATCCTTTATTCGCTGGCCCAAAATGCTGTTCAAACCTCAGGGTTTTTATTTCGCCAATACGTTCATCACCTATGACAGGATCCGAAGCATGAACCTTTCCGAAGATGGTGTGCTGGTATTTGAGTTAGAGCAGAAAAAATTACTCATTCGCGTCAATGAACTGGACGATCTGGAAAGAATTTACAATTTAATGGTTAATCATCAGTAATTGACTTAAGTATCCTGCTCGAACATCTTGGTTACTGAGGGTGATTTACCCAAACACGTTCTATTGGTCAGATTTGCGCTGGTGCAGCCTGATCACAAAGTCAGTCTCACATTCGAACGCAGACTGAGACTTCAAGTTCGCCATGACTTCTTCCGTCGCCCGCCATGCAAACGGCGTCATTTGCAGCAAATCAAACGCCTCAGCGCCTGACAGGCGCATACCATAAGCCAGCGTTTCTGTGCTCACACGCTCGAAGCCTTCAAGCTGTTCATCCAGATCAGCGTGCAGCTGAACATCCTGATAAATCATACCTTTCAGCTGATATAAATGACGCGGGCCAGGTGCGACGGTGAGTACCACGCCGTCGGGTTTAACCGCACGATAAAGCTCCTGCGCTTTGCACGGCGCATAGATGCGTACCACGGCGTCCAGCGAGTTGTCGGCGAACGGCAAACGATGGCTGGAGGCAACGCAAAAAGAGGCGTTGTGATAGCGTTTAGCCGCATAACGGATAGCCACCTTTGCCACGTCCAGCCCGAAGATACTTATTTTGCGACGTTGCGTTAAACGCTCCGCCAGCGCGGTGGTGTAGTACCCTTCCCCGCAGCCAATATCCAGCAACGTTTCTGCGGTTTCCGGCAACACAGTATCTAAGATATCCGCCAACCGTTCACGCAGCGGCTGGTAATGTCCGGCATCGAGAAACGCGCGGCGCGACACCATCATTTCGGTGCTGTCCCCCGGTTGTTTCGAGCGTTTATGCTGCACTGGCATCAGATTGACATAGCCTTCTTTTGCGTTATCAAACTGATGATTAGCGGCACATCGCCATTGCTGGCCGGTCAGCTCAAGCGGCTGGAAACAAAGTGGACATTGATAAGTCATGCGGGAAACCTGCAAGGAAAGTCTGAAAGGGCGAAAATTCGCAACTGGGCTAAGTCTAAAGAAGGCGTACTGTTGTTGCAACTGCTGGAAAATTCGCTTCAAAGGCGGCTACACTGAACCGATAACATTTTTCTAACCGAGAAACGAGATGAGTGACAACTCAGCTTTACTCAGTTCTATCCCCGGTATTTTGCATGGATTCGGCGACAAAGAAAATTTGCTGCCCGCGCACCTGCAAGCTTATGAAGCGACACGTCCTGAAAAGAAACAAGTTCACGGCACACGTATTGTAGATGTCATGCAGCCCGGACAAGACTGCGGTGAGGCGGATGGTTTTATCACGTCAACGCCGGGAATTTTGCTGGCAGTTTTCACGGCTGACTGCCTGCCGGTTATTTTTTGCCGCAAGGATGGTAAGAAAGTTGCAGCGATACATGCCGGGTGGCGCGGGCTCATCGACGGGATTCTTGAAAAAATGGCTGCGCGGATTAATGAGAACGGCGATACGGCAGACTGGTTTGCGACGATTGGTCCGGCGGCAGGAAACTGCTGTTATGAAGTCAGTCAGGAGTTAGTTGACGATTTCCTGAAACGCGTCGATTTGCTTCCTTCACTGATTTCACCCCGCCACCGGCATCTCGATCTGGCGGCAATCGCCAGTGCCAAGCTACATTCCCTGGGCTTTGCGGGCGTTGACCTCGCGGGCAGTTGCACAATTTGTACCGAAACACCTGCCGGAAACGGATTCAAGTACACCAGTTTTCGTCGTAACAGCCACCAGCGGGCAAAAGACCCGACACATCCTGGCATCAGTGGCCGGAATCAGCAATCCGGCATTATGATCCTCTAATCCAGAGAAACGCCGGATCAACAGGCACAAAAAAACCCGCGCATGGCGGGTTTTTTTACAGCTAAGCGCTGCTTAGATTGCAGTTACGTTAACTGCTGACGGGCCTTTCTGGCCGTCCTGGATTTCGAACTCTACGTTCTGGCCTTCAGCCAGAGTTTTGAAGCCGTTACCTTGGATTGCAGAGAAGTGTACGAACACGTCTTTGCTGCCGTCAGCAGGAGTGATGAAACCGAAACCTTTAGACTCGTTGAACCACTTAACTTGACCTTTGATCTTTGCCATCTTGAGTATTTCCTTTGGATTGTTTTAACCGCCCGAGGGCGTTACATAGACAAACTAGAGTCGTTACTGCTTGAGGCACTAAGATTAAAATCGGCAGAGAAGCGGTATTCAACGTGAACGTCTTTACTCAGAACTTCTATACTGAAAATGCCACACATATACAGAACTGTACCTCGTTTTACCCAGATGCGTTATCACATACTCTGAATTCGATGGCAAGCCATTTTTAATCAGTGATGGACATGTCGCACATATTTGAGCCGGTTAAAGGCACTTCGTGTTCAGTTATGCTGAAATATGTTGATAGACATGCTTTTTTCTGCTTTGCAGTTTTACCTGCATATCAAACAAAACAATAACGACCTGTTTCGATTATTGATCATTTAATGCAGAACCGTAAGCGTAAAACTCATCTTTATTTGAATTTTTATTACGGCGTACAGCCTGAACTGTTTCCGGAAGCAGACATTCTGTGTGGCAGTTTGGTACCTGCCAGCAGGCAACACTCGGTTGATAGCCTGTCTGGCGGGCGGGTTGCACACTTGTCCGACAGAACGGGCACACTGGTTGCACATATCCGGACATTATGACTGGTTATGCAATAATCAATTACGCCATAGATGGATAAAATGGTGCAAAGCAAGGGCGAAAAAAGGAATAAATGCACCTAAACTGTGCGCCTTTAACCGCGCGGGATAATACAACGACGCGCGGTCACCAGAGAAAATTCAATTTCATCCAGAAGTCGAGATATACGCTGCTTTCAGCATTCCCCTTTTTGACATTATAATGAATTAAAGTTTGCGACTTGGTTAAATCGGCATAACAGTTAATAAACATCCGGCGCAGACTTATTCAAATATTAAATATCGTTATAAAAAATAAATATTAAATACCGTGATCGAAATCCCATCTTAGATTTATCAATCACAAATATGCGTCACATAACCTGCTTCAATCCCTCGTCAGAAAAAATAAATGCGGCGACTTGTCATCTGTTGCACGCCCCCTCCCGACGTGGCGACGTATAATCCACTGTATAACCAGTAAAAATTGCGGTTAACGCTAAAAAAAGCACGTTTGGAATGCTCAGGCGCACCATTATTCTGAGAAGACATGCCACAGCAACTAAAGCATTAATCTGAATCGGGACCGTAATTAACATCTTCATAACCCCTTTACTTTGTAGGTCTTATGAAGAAACAAACAATTTAATTGATAATACTTCTCATTTGATGGCAAGCCCATTTTCTTTTCACCTCTGTTTGCACACTGAAAATGAAATTCAACCTTTAGATATGCTTGCACCTATTTTTAATGGTTTGAATTCCATTTCAGGCCAGTCGCTTTGACTTACAGCCTGAGATAATTCCCGCAGAGGCTCATCGAGCGATTCATCGGCTAATTCGAAAACACCCCAATGAATGGGCACCGCTTTGTGACAGCGCAAATCCTTAAACACGTCGACAGCCTGCTGAGGGTCCATGTGCTGCGCGCTCATGAACCATCTTGGTGCATAAGCGCCCACCGGGATCGCCGCGAGATCAAACGGCCCAAGTCGTTCTCCGATTTCTTCAAACTGATTGCTGTAACCGCTGTCCCCCGAAAAATAGAACTTTAACGAAGGGTGACTCACCACCCAGCCGCACCACAGTGACCGGTTGCGATCCCACAACGTACGCATACTCCAGTGACGCGCCGGTACAGCAGAAATTGTAAGCTCACCAAACGGACGGTCTTCCCACCAG from Rahnella sikkimica encodes the following:
- a CDS encoding DUF986 family protein, producing the protein MSVTDIVLALFTLLLLAYAIYDEFIMDTKNGKTQLRVNLRRRNRLDSVIFIGLLAILLYNNIHSNGTAITNYLLIGLGLVAFYLSFIRWPKMLFKPQGFYFANTFITYDRIRSMNLSEDGVLVFELEQKKLLIRVNELDDLERIYNLMVNHQ
- the rlmA gene encoding 23S rRNA (guanine(745)-N(1))-methyltransferase: MTYQCPLCFQPLELTGQQWRCAANHQFDNAKEGYVNLMPVQHKRSKQPGDSTEMMVSRRAFLDAGHYQPLRERLADILDTVLPETAETLLDIGCGEGYYTTALAERLTQRRKISIFGLDVAKVAIRYAAKRYHNASFCVASSHRLPFADNSLDAVVRIYAPCKAQELYRAVKPDGVVLTVAPGPRHLYQLKGMIYQDVQLHADLDEQLEGFERVSTETLAYGMRLSGAEAFDLLQMTPFAWRATEEVMANLKSQSAFECETDFVIRLHQRKSDQ
- the pgeF gene encoding peptidoglycan editing factor PgeF, yielding MSDNSALLSSIPGILHGFGDKENLLPAHLQAYEATRPEKKQVHGTRIVDVMQPGQDCGEADGFITSTPGILLAVFTADCLPVIFCRKDGKKVAAIHAGWRGLIDGILEKMAARINENGDTADWFATIGPAAGNCCYEVSQELVDDFLKRVDLLPSLISPRHRHLDLAAIASAKLHSLGFAGVDLAGSCTICTETPAGNGFKYTSFRRNSHQRAKDPTHPGISGRNQQSGIMIL
- the cspE gene encoding transcription antiterminator/RNA stability regulator CspE — its product is MAKIKGQVKWFNESKGFGFITPADGSKDVFVHFSAIQGNGFKTLAEGQNVEFEIQDGQKGPSAVNVTAI
- a CDS encoding DUF2627 domain-containing protein — protein: MCGIFSIEVLSKDVHVEYRFSADFNLSASSSNDSSLSM